From the genome of Haloplanus sp. XH21, one region includes:
- a CDS encoding tyrosine-type recombinase/integrase: MEESDIENGSKEARRHTTRFRTESFDVQQSRSDVEATQTDPATDSDNSQRDNSPPNNTKQDTNSESPSTANSDDLFSGVVSLDDVIEFYLDTNPWDVQPNTITAYRGRLKHFQEFYAKHAIEDLRNVRPETLDEFQKYLREHPQLEATSSIKSCLTALRKFLQYCERRGVFDHGFHKLIILPTISKHEGQDERWLARETAKEIVDYLETYRPFTKAHVVWAILSETGIRQSTLHAFDLDDYDADERYLAAVNREETGTRLKNGYDGEREISISGDAAQAIDRYIEANRDTVTDDHGREPLLTTQNGRLQKSTIRQYVYAWTRPCAIGKDCPVGEDPDTCDAAQTNNAAYDCPESLSPHPVRRGYITHLRANGVPTEDVISERCDANPDTIERWYDMSTESDRREARREYVEDL, encoded by the coding sequence ATGGAAGAATCCGACATCGAGAACGGGTCCAAGGAAGCCAGACGCCACACCACCCGATTCCGAACGGAGTCATTCGATGTGCAACAGTCACGTTCTGATGTCGAAGCTACTCAAACAGACCCAGCCACCGATTCAGACAACAGTCAGAGAGACAACTCACCGCCCAACAACACGAAGCAGGACACGAATTCGGAGTCGCCCAGTACCGCCAACAGCGACGACCTGTTCTCCGGCGTGGTCTCGCTTGATGACGTCATTGAGTTCTATCTCGACACCAATCCCTGGGACGTTCAACCGAACACCATCACAGCGTATCGAGGTCGTCTCAAACACTTCCAAGAGTTCTACGCGAAGCACGCCATCGAGGACCTGAGGAACGTCCGTCCGGAGACGTTGGACGAGTTCCAAAAGTATCTCCGCGAACATCCACAACTCGAAGCGACATCATCAATCAAGAGCTGTCTAACTGCCCTCCGAAAATTTCTCCAGTACTGCGAACGCAGGGGCGTGTTCGATCACGGCTTCCATAAACTCATCATCCTTCCGACGATCTCCAAACACGAAGGGCAAGACGAGCGGTGGCTGGCCAGAGAGACCGCCAAAGAGATTGTTGACTATCTGGAGACGTACAGGCCGTTCACCAAGGCACATGTCGTCTGGGCAATCCTCTCGGAGACCGGGATTCGACAGTCGACACTCCACGCCTTCGACCTCGACGATTACGACGCCGACGAGCGCTACCTCGCAGCTGTCAATCGTGAGGAGACCGGCACGAGACTGAAGAACGGCTACGACGGGGAACGTGAAATCAGTATTTCCGGGGATGCTGCACAGGCCATCGATAGATACATCGAGGCAAACAGGGACACCGTCACCGACGACCACGGGCGAGAGCCACTGCTGACCACGCAGAATGGCCGCCTCCAGAAGAGCACAATTCGACAGTACGTGTACGCGTGGACCCGGCCGTGTGCCATCGGGAAGGATTGCCCGGTCGGCGAGGACCCCGACACGTGTGACGCCGCCCAGACGAACAACGCCGCCTACGACTGTCCGGAATCCCTCTCACCCCATCCCGTTCGTCGAGGATACATCACCCATCTGCGGGCCAACGGCGTCCCCACCGAAGACGTCATCTCGGAGCGGTGTGACGCCAATCCCGACACGATCGAGCGCTGGTACGATATGAGCACCGAGTCAGACCGACGCGAAGCGCGGCGGGAGTACGTCGAGGACCTCTAA
- a CDS encoding NAD-dependent epimerase/dehydratase family protein produces MQDNRILVTGGAGFIGSNLANHLAADNDVIALDNGYLGTPENLSEAVEYVEADVLDDDLPTKGVDVVFHLAALSSRQMLEENPREGARVNIEGFVNVVEQAHDDGCDTVVYASTSSAYGSRTEPSPEDMDLEAATGYDASMLGRERYAEYYNSFYDDITCAGMRFFSVYQGYDGNEGHKGEYANTVSQFADKIANDESPVLWGDGTQTRDFTHVDDIVRGLVTTAEHELAGVYNLGTGDAYSFNEMVDLINDALGTAVEPEYEPIPLENYVHNTCADISKIYEATGWKPQISFEEGVRRVCAPYMEDD; encoded by the coding sequence GTGCAAGACAATCGAATCTTAGTGACGGGTGGCGCGGGGTTCATCGGGTCGAACCTCGCGAACCATCTCGCCGCCGACAACGATGTGATTGCGCTGGACAATGGCTACCTCGGCACCCCGGAGAATCTCTCGGAGGCTGTCGAGTACGTCGAAGCGGACGTGCTCGACGACGACCTCCCGACCAAGGGCGTCGACGTCGTCTTCCACCTCGCCGCGCTCTCCAGCCGGCAGATGCTCGAAGAGAACCCACGCGAGGGCGCTCGCGTGAACATCGAGGGGTTCGTGAACGTCGTCGAACAGGCCCACGACGACGGCTGCGACACCGTCGTCTACGCGTCGACGTCGTCGGCGTACGGCAGCCGAACGGAGCCCAGTCCCGAGGATATGGACCTTGAAGCCGCGACGGGCTACGACGCGTCGATGCTCGGCCGGGAGCGCTACGCCGAGTACTACAACAGCTTCTACGACGACATCACGTGTGCGGGGATGCGATTCTTCTCGGTCTACCAAGGGTACGACGGCAACGAAGGCCACAAGGGCGAGTACGCAAACACCGTCTCCCAGTTCGCGGACAAAATCGCGAACGACGAGTCGCCCGTGCTGTGGGGTGACGGCACGCAGACGCGGGACTTCACACACGTGGACGACATCGTCCGTGGGCTGGTGACGACTGCCGAGCACGAACTCGCTGGCGTCTACAACCTCGGTACCGGCGATGCGTACTCGTTCAACGAGATGGTCGACCTCATCAACGACGCGCTCGGCACGGCCGTCGAACCCGAGTACGAGCCCATCCCGCTGGAGAACTACGTCCACAACACGTGCGCGGATATCTCCAAGATTTACGAGGCGACCGGCTGGAAGCCCCAGATTAGCTTTGAGGAGGGCGTCCGCCGGGTTTGTGCGCCCTACATGGAGGATGACTGA
- a CDS encoding NUDIX domain-containing protein — translation MTDEPLRATVTQRGVVFAPDDEVIIVRRATDGGWELPGGRVDRNETATAGLSREITEETTLDPTVVTPVHTLVWQNEAGNGRFAVYYYCRTSQRSVSLSSEHDACRWNTVDEVRSQLSDPQQTAVDEALSHHREVNAD, via the coding sequence ATGACTGACGAGCCGCTTCGTGCCACTGTCACGCAGCGTGGCGTCGTGTTCGCCCCAGATGATGAGGTCATAATTGTGCGGCGCGCAACTGATGGTGGGTGGGAATTGCCAGGCGGCCGTGTCGATCGCAACGAAACCGCGACTGCGGGCCTCAGTCGCGAAATCACCGAAGAGACGACGCTCGACCCGACCGTTGTGACACCGGTACACACGCTCGTCTGGCAGAACGAGGCAGGCAACGGCCGCTTTGCCGTCTACTACTACTGCCGAACCAGCCAGCGTTCCGTGTCGCTATCGTCTGAACACGATGCCTGCCGGTGGAATACGGTTGATGAAGTGCGGTCACAGCTAAGCGATCCACAGCAAACCGCCGTTGATGAAGCTCTCTCCCACCACCGAGAAGTGAACGCTGACTAA
- a CDS encoding glycosyltransferase family 4 protein has protein sequence MRVAFVSNVVYPFVTGGAEKRIHEIGTRLADEGHDVTIYGRHFWDGPEQTTHEGMTLRAVAPEADLYDGDRRSITEAIDFAARALPELRRHLRRDEHDVVVASVFPYFPVLATKLASLRTDTPLVTTWHEVWGDYWEEYLGHLAPFGKLTEHVTARTPQHPIAISSITADRLAAIGPARENIEIVPNGIDVEQVRNAPLPEQGYDVLFAGRLIEHKNVDVLLDAFDEVADDHDATLGIVGDGPERERLERKQEALTHADRVEFLGFLDDYDDVLGHMRAADVFASPSTREGFGITFVEAMAADCTVIAADHPDSAADEVIDDAGFLVDPTVKSLTETLDVALGGKRPPTNPVERAQRYDWDEVADQAETAYQRAIDGSW, from the coding sequence ATGCGCGTGGCTTTCGTGTCGAACGTCGTCTATCCGTTCGTCACCGGCGGGGCCGAGAAGCGAATCCACGAAATCGGCACCCGACTCGCCGACGAGGGCCACGACGTCACCATCTATGGCCGTCACTTCTGGGACGGCCCCGAACAGACCACCCACGAGGGAATGACGCTGCGCGCAGTCGCCCCCGAAGCCGACCTCTACGACGGAGATCGTCGTTCCATCACGGAAGCCATAGACTTCGCGGCCCGCGCACTCCCAGAACTCCGCAGACACCTCCGCCGCGACGAACACGATGTCGTCGTCGCCAGTGTCTTTCCGTACTTCCCGGTGCTCGCCACGAAACTCGCCAGTCTCCGCACGGACACACCACTCGTGACGACGTGGCACGAGGTCTGGGGCGACTACTGGGAGGAGTACCTCGGTCACCTCGCCCCGTTCGGCAAGCTCACCGAGCACGTCACCGCACGCACACCACAACATCCGATAGCGATATCATCGATCACGGCTGACCGTCTCGCCGCCATTGGCCCTGCCCGTGAGAACATCGAAATCGTCCCGAACGGCATCGACGTCGAGCAGGTCAGAAACGCCCCGCTCCCCGAACAGGGCTACGACGTGCTCTTCGCGGGCAGACTCATCGAACACAAGAACGTGGACGTGCTTCTCGATGCCTTCGACGAGGTCGCCGACGATCACGACGCCACGCTGGGTATCGTCGGCGACGGACCCGAACGCGAACGCCTCGAAAGAAAGCAGGAGGCATTGACTCACGCCGACCGCGTCGAATTCCTTGGCTTCCTCGACGACTACGATGACGTTCTCGGTCATATGCGCGCTGCCGACGTCTTCGCGTCTCCGAGCACTCGGGAGGGGTTCGGGATCACGTTCGTCGAAGCGATGGCCGCCGACTGTACCGTCATCGCCGCCGACCATCCTGATTCGGCAGCGGACGAAGTCATCGACGACGCGGGTTTCCTCGTCGATCCCACGGTCAAGTCTCTGACGGAGACACTCGATGTCGCACTAGGTGGCAAACGACCACCGACGAATCCCGTTGAACGGGCACAACGATATGACTGGGACGAAGTAGCTGATCAAGCAGAAACGGCCTATCAGCGTGCCATCGACGGCTCGTGGTGA
- a CDS encoding sulfatase has translation MSEDWENVILLSADALRADHLSCYGYHRDTSPVLDELAEESIRFTNAYSASSHTREAVPALLTGKYPDVAIDSKYHLASDTIASTLSEEGFATAGFHSNPFVSRAYGFDRGFDVFDDDLHLGQHKLIALAQRALDKFRNRHYARAEEINERSLNWIDSLDDGESFFLWNHYMDTHGPYEPPGEYATLYSDQGLSGRDAQSLYQRAIDDPESITEEEQQLLIDLYDAEIRYNDKYIGAFLEELRERGLLEQSLLIVTADHGDAFGEHGYYEHPRYLHDEITHVPLFMRPPNGDIESMEAPVSTLDVVATIEETVGRNSTDGTSLFDASNDRRVFSQARGEDDHSHLRRYAVRTREDKCFCERDRDSGAIEYTESSDRSLHSELEAYVEQRVRVENGDEIGEDEDVDEEIEQRLSALGYKE, from the coding sequence ATGAGTGAGGACTGGGAGAATGTTATCCTGCTTTCTGCGGACGCGCTCCGCGCAGACCACCTCTCCTGCTACGGGTACCACCGCGACACGTCGCCGGTACTGGACGAGCTCGCGGAGGAGAGTATTCGATTCACGAACGCGTATAGCGCGAGTTCGCACACACGAGAGGCGGTTCCGGCGTTGCTGACCGGGAAGTACCCTGACGTCGCTATTGACTCAAAGTACCACCTCGCTTCTGACACTATTGCGTCAACGCTCTCCGAAGAGGGGTTTGCGACAGCAGGGTTTCACTCGAACCCGTTTGTCTCACGGGCGTACGGTTTCGACCGGGGCTTCGATGTCTTCGACGACGATCTCCATCTTGGCCAACACAAGCTGATCGCGCTCGCACAACGTGCGCTTGACAAGTTTCGGAACCGCCACTACGCGCGAGCCGAGGAAATCAACGAGCGCTCGCTAAACTGGATTGATTCACTCGACGACGGAGAGTCATTCTTCCTCTGGAACCACTATATGGACACGCACGGTCCGTACGAACCACCTGGGGAGTACGCGACGCTATACTCCGACCAAGGCTTGTCAGGCCGGGACGCACAGTCGCTGTACCAACGTGCAATCGACGATCCCGAGTCAATTACTGAGGAGGAACAGCAGTTGTTGATTGATCTGTACGACGCCGAAATCCGGTACAACGACAAGTACATCGGTGCGTTCCTAGAGGAACTTCGTGAGCGGGGATTACTGGAACAGTCGCTACTGATCGTAACGGCCGACCACGGTGACGCGTTTGGAGAACACGGCTACTACGAACACCCACGGTATTTACACGACGAAATCACCCACGTGCCACTGTTTATGCGACCTCCAAACGGCGATATCGAATCTATGGAAGCTCCTGTGAGTACTCTAGATGTCGTGGCAACTATCGAAGAAACAGTCGGACGCAACAGTACCGATGGTACATCGCTGTTCGACGCTTCAAATGACAGGCGGGTCTTCTCCCAGGCTCGTGGAGAGGACGATCACAGTCATCTCCGGCGATACGCTGTTCGTACCCGTGAGGACAAATGTTTCTGCGAACGAGATCGGGACAGTGGCGCAATAGAGTACACAGAGAGCTCTGACCGGTCGCTTCACTCCGAGCTTGAAGCGTATGTTGAACAGCGGGTTCGCGTCGAGAACGGCGACGAGATCGGCGAGGATGAGGACGTTGACGAAGAGATCGAGCAACGGTTGAGCGCTCTGGGGTACAAAGAGTAG
- a CDS encoding glycosyltransferase family 4 protein, translated as MEDTLRVCLISKQFPPGVGGAETYAHELANGLAERGHDVDVFTQWIDSPDEKADVHENVSVHRICKARRKLVTFETLWFSFTARREIDFEAYDIVHGTMMPASTVAVTAFNDIETPVVLTSHGTSIGEAKAVALETPADYLLKYFFHPMNAVMDYVASRDADKVIAISNHAYDQLTTSYRLSEGDVEMIPHGVDTEWFYPREERHPAVDSEKMSLLYVGRLGARKGLGLALRSLARVESDDVEFLIAGTGRHEKRLRKLAQELGIQEQVRFLGYVDDGDLPELYSSADVFILPSKYEGFGLVLLEAIACGTPVIGADAGGIPTAVDDGVDGCVVERNEGSLAGAIKEMIQDDQMREEMEKASIQDRESRSWDRAIQQTENVYSAFTRARTQEEA; from the coding sequence ATGGAGGATACTCTACGCGTCTGCCTCATCTCGAAGCAGTTTCCTCCAGGTGTCGGGGGTGCGGAGACGTACGCACACGAACTCGCTAACGGGCTTGCCGAGCGGGGCCATGACGTGGACGTGTTTACGCAGTGGATTGACAGTCCGGACGAGAAGGCAGACGTTCACGAGAATGTTTCCGTTCATCGGATCTGTAAGGCACGACGGAAGCTCGTCACGTTCGAGACGCTGTGGTTCAGCTTCACAGCACGGCGAGAGATCGATTTCGAGGCATACGATATCGTTCACGGTACGATGATGCCTGCCTCGACGGTCGCAGTGACAGCGTTCAATGATATTGAGACGCCCGTAGTATTGACAAGTCACGGGACGTCAATCGGGGAAGCAAAGGCGGTCGCGCTAGAGACGCCCGCGGACTACCTGTTGAAGTACTTCTTCCATCCGATGAACGCCGTAATGGACTACGTGGCGAGTCGTGACGCTGACAAAGTGATTGCGATCAGCAATCACGCTTACGACCAGTTGACGACGAGCTACCGACTTAGTGAGGGCGATGTTGAGATGATTCCCCACGGCGTGGACACGGAGTGGTTCTATCCACGCGAAGAGCGGCATCCAGCTGTTGATTCAGAGAAGATGTCGTTACTCTACGTTGGACGACTCGGCGCTCGGAAAGGACTTGGCCTGGCGTTGCGGTCGCTCGCGCGAGTAGAATCCGACGACGTGGAGTTTCTCATCGCCGGTACCGGTCGGCATGAAAAGCGACTCCGTAAGTTGGCACAGGAGTTAGGAATTCAAGAGCAGGTACGTTTCCTCGGGTACGTTGACGATGGTGATCTCCCAGAGTTGTACTCTTCTGCCGACGTATTCATCCTCCCGTCCAAATATGAGGGGTTCGGACTTGTGTTGCTTGAAGCGATAGCCTGTGGGACGCCGGTGATCGGCGCGGATGCTGGTGGAATTCCTACGGCGGTTGATGACGGCGTAGATGGCTGCGTGGTAGAGAGAAACGAGGGTTCGTTAGCGGGGGCAATCAAAGAGATGATACAGGACGATCAGATGCGAGAGGAAATGGAAAAAGCATCAATTCAGGACAGGGAGTCACGTTCGTGGGATCGAGCGATTCAGCAGACTGAGAACGTGTACTCTGCGTTCACACGGGCGAGAACGCAGGAGGAGGCTTAA
- a CDS encoding glycosyltransferase family 4 protein codes for MTTTRDSITDFVGSLEDDISRIAICGTSYSDIGGVARVIEQQAVELRDEGYDIEIFTLEGTRKPPEDVSLHALGHFETSPYKEVDKLLTLASPSALNFVRSANRFDLIIAHRFPFSTLGHAAKVVHDVPYVYWSHPSGSSDELFEGLAHIWARVQHHLETKNYAVRKADYLCAVSEESGEYIEAKTGREAIVVPNTITESRFEDVADEETINERFDLTPEDTVVLHVGRISPRKNIHKLIEVFQAARQEEADCKLLLVGEESMPEYSECVREQAGDDVVLTGFVDDETLAGVYNRSDVYATCSLSEGWGLPLSEASYFDLEIVAFESIPAVKSLSNAHQVAEENYDEFSEKLNAVLDAGTMTTEEDD; via the coding sequence ATGACTACTACACGTGACTCTATTACTGACTTCGTCGGATCCCTTGAGGATGATATATCTCGAATCGCCATCTGCGGGACATCGTATAGCGATATTGGTGGCGTCGCACGGGTGATTGAACAACAAGCCGTCGAGTTACGTGATGAGGGGTACGACATCGAGATATTCACGCTAGAAGGGACGAGAAAGCCGCCAGAAGATGTCTCCCTCCACGCCCTCGGTCATTTCGAGACAAGCCCGTACAAAGAGGTCGATAAGCTACTTACGCTCGCCAGTCCCAGTGCTCTCAACTTCGTCCGGTCAGCAAATCGTTTCGATTTGATCATCGCACATCGATTTCCGTTCTCGACGCTCGGGCATGCGGCCAAGGTGGTTCACGACGTTCCTTACGTGTACTGGTCGCATCCGTCAGGATCGTCGGACGAGCTCTTCGAAGGACTGGCCCACATCTGGGCGCGAGTCCAACATCACCTCGAAACCAAGAACTATGCCGTCCGAAAGGCCGATTATCTTTGTGCGGTGAGCGAGGAATCAGGGGAGTATATTGAAGCGAAGACTGGACGTGAGGCAATCGTCGTTCCGAACACGATTACTGAGTCGAGATTTGAGGACGTTGCGGATGAGGAGACGATTAACGAACGATTCGACCTCACACCCGAAGATACCGTCGTACTTCACGTTGGACGGATTTCTCCCCGCAAGAACATCCATAAACTGATAGAAGTATTCCAAGCGGCCAGGCAAGAGGAGGCCGATTGTAAACTCCTCCTCGTCGGTGAAGAGAGTATGCCTGAGTACTCCGAGTGTGTCCGAGAACAGGCGGGCGATGATGTCGTCTTGACGGGGTTTGTTGATGATGAGACACTCGCGGGAGTTTATAACAGGAGCGACGTCTACGCGACGTGTTCACTTTCGGAGGGTTGGGGTCTTCCGCTCTCTGAGGCGAGCTACTTCGATTTAGAGATCGTTGCCTTCGAGTCGATCCCTGCCGTTAAATCACTGAGTAACGCCCATCAAGTCGCCGAAGAGAACTATGACGAGTTCAGCGAAAAGCTAAATGCCGTACTTGACGCAGGAACTATGACTACCGAGGAAGATGATTGA
- a CDS encoding DUF2206 domain-containing protein, with amino-acid sequence MATTQVTRTELFRNAVISAIAPNTHQSIRFSGFLTILYAVSVFLPEPLPGTTAIQAALGFVLLTFVPGLLILRIIRDRFRPIDMLYAVALSLAFSMFVAWLANAVYMQFQIIPKPFNGTTLVWIYVGVISVLTASAWYLTRDQTPVDEIYCVFSYICEYNTKIILLLLTLPVFGVSGALFINRVGENTIALSVLAACAVLPLLVLQFDRKRRYLGLSILAISFALVLQRALLATHLAFGDGMAEYSIAQNVLSTGYWIPTGTKGAMVRIGPMQAAYKLVMDIPLLWVFKIAHPVVFAFTPVIGYLLSTRYFSKEVAFLGSALYVFLPETYRLLPRNTRTGAAIFFTAVLVAVILDSDIKKRHRKFLALTFFWALITSHYGVGPLVLLLIIPAYVCYRVLRYLGGESQPMAEFTGLTLYVVLTFGWYAYITRDTFDFVGSVLIGRALNFLTPTTNTAATNAISFEMPSLSFKVFFYSHLIIAALTCLTIGIIALIYLLRLLSVEHRAITQFENVIQEDAPGALRNGAYLSVVLGLAVLFPLSFGPNVLSSARTFGLLMVILGPFAILAVRLPKFSRSQFVPASVLLIVLMLLSSGFIAATVTHDASRAPNFDRDRIMQSGDPIEQFALYRVYTPESGLFASSFIAEYIPDESTVYKSKLGTYQTELTVPDETDPNIQSIENPDDLNEGYTYIAQADTTSGTITTGFNGFVYYDFFDLPQFISKNKVYTNGPAKVYK; translated from the coding sequence ATGGCAACCACCCAAGTAACTCGAACAGAGCTGTTCCGAAATGCCGTAATATCAGCCATTGCTCCGAACACTCATCAATCAATTCGTTTCTCTGGGTTTCTAACGATACTCTACGCGGTGAGCGTTTTCCTTCCGGAACCGCTGCCGGGGACGACAGCTATCCAAGCGGCTCTTGGATTTGTCCTACTGACGTTCGTACCGGGATTGCTGATCTTGCGCATCATACGAGATCGATTCCGGCCGATTGATATGTTGTATGCGGTGGCGCTGAGCCTCGCCTTTTCGATGTTCGTCGCCTGGCTGGCGAACGCGGTGTATATGCAGTTTCAGATCATTCCGAAACCGTTCAACGGGACTACTCTCGTCTGGATCTACGTCGGTGTAATCAGCGTACTTACTGCCTCAGCGTGGTATCTGACCCGGGACCAGACCCCCGTTGATGAGATATATTGCGTCTTTAGTTATATCTGCGAATACAATACCAAAATAATCTTGTTATTGCTCACACTTCCGGTTTTCGGTGTCTCTGGTGCGTTATTCATCAATCGCGTCGGCGAGAACACCATAGCGCTCTCAGTCCTTGCTGCGTGTGCCGTTCTCCCTCTACTTGTCCTCCAATTCGACCGGAAGCGACGATATCTAGGACTATCGATACTGGCGATCTCGTTTGCTCTCGTGTTACAGCGTGCCCTCCTTGCGACGCATCTCGCTTTCGGAGATGGAATGGCTGAATATAGTATCGCTCAGAATGTTCTCAGTACTGGCTACTGGATCCCGACGGGAACGAAAGGAGCGATGGTTCGGATCGGACCGATGCAGGCCGCCTACAAGCTCGTGATGGACATCCCTCTCCTGTGGGTATTCAAAATCGCCCATCCAGTCGTGTTCGCATTTACACCTGTGATTGGGTACCTGCTCTCAACGCGGTACTTTTCGAAAGAAGTCGCATTTCTTGGGAGCGCACTGTACGTCTTCCTGCCCGAGACATATCGGCTGCTCCCGCGGAACACGCGAACCGGCGCTGCTATCTTCTTTACCGCGGTTCTCGTCGCCGTCATACTTGATAGTGATATCAAGAAGCGACATCGGAAATTTCTAGCCCTCACGTTCTTCTGGGCGTTGATTACTTCCCACTACGGTGTTGGCCCCCTCGTGTTGCTGTTGATTATTCCGGCATACGTTTGCTATCGCGTTCTCAGGTATCTCGGGGGTGAATCACAGCCGATGGCTGAATTCACGGGTCTCACACTCTACGTTGTGTTGACGTTCGGTTGGTACGCCTACATCACGAGAGACACCTTCGATTTCGTCGGTAGCGTCCTTATCGGTCGTGCACTGAACTTCCTCACACCAACAACGAACACTGCAGCAACGAACGCCATCTCCTTTGAGATGCCTTCGCTCTCCTTCAAGGTGTTTTTCTACTCTCATTTGATCATCGCTGCCCTCACGTGTCTCACAATCGGTATCATTGCGCTCATCTACCTGCTACGGCTACTCTCAGTAGAACACCGAGCAATCACTCAATTTGAGAACGTCATCCAGGAGGACGCACCTGGTGCCCTGCGAAACGGGGCGTATCTAAGTGTGGTACTCGGTTTAGCAGTACTGTTTCCACTATCGTTTGGTCCAAATGTCTTGAGTTCAGCGCGTACGTTTGGGCTTCTGATGGTGATTCTCGGGCCGTTTGCGATTCTTGCAGTGCGCCTCCCGAAGTTCAGTCGGAGTCAATTTGTTCCGGCAAGCGTCTTACTCATAGTCCTCATGTTACTTTCGTCAGGGTTCATCGCTGCAACGGTGACTCACGACGCTTCACGGGCACCGAACTTCGATAGAGATCGAATTATGCAATCTGGCGATCCAATAGAGCAATTCGCGCTATATCGGGTGTACACACCTGAAAGTGGCCTTTTCGCGTCTTCGTTCATCGCCGAATACATCCCGGACGAGAGTACAGTATACAAAAGTAAGCTTGGGACGTATCAAACTGAGCTTACAGTTCCTGATGAAACCGATCCCAATATCCAGAGTATAGAGAATCCGGATGATCTCAATGAGGGATATACGTACATTGCTCAGGCAGATACGACGAGTGGAACGATAACGACTGGATTCAACGGATTTGTCTACTACGATTTCTTTGATTTGCCTCAGTTCATCTCTAAAAATAAGGTGTACACGAACGGGCCGGCAAAGGTATACAAATAA
- a CDS encoding glycosyltransferase family 4 protein, whose protein sequence is MIHQSPINQKGNNIEPLKPTRNEPRRLCETIKLRDPHQTYINIMSNIAMLYHGHNEELHPAHRGFAEAINADIRSISNTSPHNVKSFYQEIARGYSIGKYDTVIAEGSRPLYTGLIHKMIYGSNLVYLCADHRLYNLWNRSVPVTSAYSFFKHILGTYGKPVVRTIAQRGVDGIIAVSDFVKEYLRPIFGDTVPIRVAHPYIQPDLYDSLGSVEPNLNEKIAVTIGRATRYKGVDLLVDAWPAVRERHPGAELHVVGKGHPESFEDTDGVTVHGFVEDIADVYTNAGLYVQPSRIDPFPVTVLEALRAGVPTVVTESTGSRSEIKEIDERLIASTSANGLGEVVNWYMGLPQVEKEELSSDSKIRGEKFGPQFQKKAFSQEFQRLMSEIE, encoded by the coding sequence GTGATTCACCAAAGCCCAATTAATCAAAAGGGCAATAACATAGAACCTCTTAAACCAACCAGAAACGAGCCCAGGCGGCTTTGCGAAACGATTAAACTAAGAGACCCCCACCAAACTTACATAAATATAATGTCAAATATTGCTATGCTGTATCATGGCCATAATGAGGAGTTACACCCCGCACATCGAGGTTTTGCTGAAGCTATTAATGCGGATATTCGGAGTATCTCTAATACAAGCCCCCACAATGTGAAATCGTTCTATCAGGAAATTGCACGGGGATACTCGATTGGCAAGTACGATACAGTTATCGCGGAAGGTTCTCGACCCCTGTATACGGGATTGATCCACAAAATGATTTATGGATCAAACCTTGTGTATCTTTGTGCCGATCATCGACTATACAACCTCTGGAATAGATCCGTTCCGGTCACGTCGGCGTATTCGTTCTTCAAACATATACTCGGGACATATGGGAAGCCGGTGGTTCGTACAATCGCTCAGCGTGGTGTTGACGGAATTATTGCCGTCTCTGACTTTGTCAAAGAGTATCTGCGTCCCATCTTCGGAGATACTGTTCCAATTCGAGTTGCTCATCCATATATCCAGCCAGACCTGTACGATAGTCTCGGTAGTGTTGAACCCAATCTTAATGAGAAGATAGCTGTAACTATTGGAAGAGCAACTCGGTATAAAGGTGTGGATCTCCTCGTGGACGCGTGGCCAGCAGTTCGAGAACGACATCCAGGTGCGGAACTACACGTTGTCGGGAAAGGGCATCCCGAATCGTTCGAGGACACTGACGGTGTGACTGTACACGGCTTCGTCGAAGATATCGCAGATGTATACACGAACGCGGGGTTGTATGTTCAGCCATCTCGTATTGACCCCTTTCCGGTAACGGTACTTGAAGCGCTCAGGGCCGGCGTTCCTACAGTTGTGACTGAATCAACAGGCTCGCGCTCTGAGATCAAAGAGATCGACGAACGATTAATCGCCTCTACATCTGCTAATGGGCTAGGTGAGGTGGTTAATTGGTATATGGGGCTTCCACAGGTAGAAAAAGAGGAATTATCTTCGGATAGCAAAATACGAGGAGAGAAGTTTGGACCGCAGTTCCAGAAAAAGGCGTTTAGTCAAGAGTTTCAAAGATTAATGTCGGAAATAGAGTAG